One window of Athalia rosae chromosome 2, iyAthRosa1.1, whole genome shotgun sequence genomic DNA carries:
- the LOC105683922 gene encoding carboxypeptidase D isoform X1 yields MGARNSWKCSTGAFFILLTILVNCNGYSLREVAENINEDFITPHYTHYDELKELIQHLAETYPNLAKIHSIGKSVEGRDLLAIEISENVNNRAVGEPMVKYVANMHGDEAVGRQLLVYLAQYLLHNYGRNERVTKLVNTTDIFLMPSMNPDGFEKSQEGLCESKPGFVGRENANHVDLNRDFPDQFEKRPINQRRGSIINGRQNETIAVMTWIATEPFVLSGNLHGGAVVASYPYDSGIRRECCIESKSPDDELFKHLAHAYADNHPTMREGSACPPERFPGGVTNGAYWYEVTGGMQDFNYARSNSFEVTFELSCCKYPSADSMPEQWRLNKESLIKYLEQSHIGIKGLVTDAEGQPVEGASIVVVGIKHNVSTTNRGEYWRLLLPGTYSVYAAAWGYEPSEPVEVTVKPEGGPTILNLSLSMEPEVSDQARNKLANAEESIRSRDEYGFYHPVKFQHHNYEAMKNFLFELNSNYPNITRLYDIGNSVQGRKLYVMEVTKVPGTHQPGIPEVKYIANMHGNEVVGREMLLLLLEYLCQNYGTDQRVSKIVNSTRLHIMPSMNPDGYEMSRLGDVSGVKGRSNANGVDLNRNFPDQYDAETLSMEAREPETVAVMNWIAEIPFVLSANLHGGALVANYPFDDAPGTLNSAPNRSPDNDVFTMMSKTYADAHPRMHLGEPCRTTGASASLLEERFPGGITNGAAWYSVAGGMQDYNYMNSNDFEITLELGCTKFPLADELPTFWLQNREPLLAFVELVQKSVHGLVLSSIGNPIGNARIHVEGIEHDVFAASDGDYWRLLVPGTYNITVTAAGYEPLTQTVIVPKDETKNGVRVDFTLMRNDPLHWSSAYDFRIIANLEKGFLQHSELSARMAQLENHQPEVAEFKAGDSSISMAIHSLKITHNIGAPEEKKIHIGLIGGLYASQPGGREILERLATHIITANNIGDPPMKELLDNVVLHIVPGIDPGFDNVADNCNPIVENEVGSQFLLSYIDKTRKVDAVTKAFEEMLMTENYDVIIIIGGGAKEVSYTADKFNTYETLARQYESLLHKEQCGNNAEHANIQELQNAINMHYNIPVITLSVSCCKYPSPDSIPALWQENLVPLIELLHGLATGIHVSVANAEGLPLRNATVQIDSALPSYSLTKNMAYFQKILPPGNYTLTFFCDGYESKSLVAVVRAKQLTNLNVVLKKVENEKHIAEAYTEAMDSVTKVLNDLNGKYPKISKLHTIGEMDGKVTVMSLEISAPSQELQLSGAPSILFFAGIEEPAPVTSQVLIDFATHLLSNYQKNPAITEYVNKFSIHVAPSLSSIKNVTESCAPTKYNSAEFSTTKGLSGNAEVIIKWLIDINPILAINLLTGSIHVEIPFGDKYGKFSDKGYETNDEDVLKTLATTYTSRHPMMSPGKKICDTAINIDTQGVTHSGVAFGKPQKNSLIDYVYLNTSTLMLNAYVACCNTDHPSDVWLENKESLLAMIASVNQGISGYVIDENNEPIHGAELLYDDSVHHVYNGKTGAYWILLPAGSHAITARVPGYLQDTKLITTPNIKKFTSVMFKLQRNQDVFGMPRIVFIILTGIICLGIVVSGVCCYAGCQSMNRKSKENRKDYAFSLLPDGSSFFDDDEKEVSLFKAPLKGENSVKPNTQPYFDRIHASNSEDESDLEFIRPEEDWKEKLMSDSK; encoded by the exons ATGGGAGCGCGCAATTCGTGGAAATGTTCAACGGgtgcgttttttattttactaacAATTTTGGTTAACTGCAACGGTTATTCTCTACGAGAAGTGGCTGAGAACATCAATGAAGATTTTATCACACCGCATTACACGCATTACGATGAATTGAAGGAGCTCATACAACACTTAGCTGAAACCTACCCAAATTTGGCCAAGATTCATTCTATTGGAAAATCCGTGGAGGGCAGAGATCTTCTCGCTATTGAAATATCAGAAAATGTCAACAATCGCGCTGTCGGAGAACCAATGGTCAAATATGTCGCCAACATGCATGGGGATGAGGCTGTTGGCAGACAACTGCTCGTTTATCTTGCTCAATACCTGCTGCACAACTatggaagaaatgaaagagtTACCAAACTCGTTAACACCACTGATATATTCCTCATGCCCTCTATGAATCCTGATGGCTTTGAGAAATCTCAG gaAGGACTCTGTGAATCTAAGCCCGGGTTTGTTGGTCGAGAAAATGCCAATCATGTGGATTTAAATCGAGATTTTccagatcaatttgaaaaaagaccAATCAATCAGAGACGTGGCAGCATTATCAATGGGAGACAGAATGAAACTATCGCTGTCATGACTTGGATAGCCACAGAACCATTTGTTTTATCTGGAAACCTTCATGGTGGTGCTGTTGTAGCTAGTTATCCTTATGACTCCGG AATACGACGAGAATGTTGTATAGAAAGCAAATCTCCAGATGATGAATTGTTCAAGCACCTTGCTCATGCTTATGCAGACAACCATCCTACAATGCGAGAAGGAAGTGCGTGTCCTCCAGAACGTTTCCCAGGAGGTGTTACTAATGGCGCATACTG GTACGAAGTTACCGGAGGTATGCAAGATTTCAACTACGCGCGCTCCAATTCCTTTGAAGTTACGTTCGAGCTCAGCTGCTGCAAATATCCATCTGCTGATTCTATGCCAGAACAATGGAGACTCAACAAAGAATCTCTTATCAAATATCTTGAGCAATCACATATTGGAATTAAAG GCCTAGTAACAGATGCAGAGGGTCAACCTGTCGAAGGGGCTAGTATAGTGGTTGTTGGAATAAAACATAATGTATCGACTACAAATCGTGGTGAATACTGGCGCCTACTGCTGCCTGGTACTTATTCAGTCTATGCTGCTGCGTGGGG ATATGAACCAAGCGAGCCAGTAGAGGTGACAGTTAAACCTGAGGGTGGACCAACCATTTTAAACCTATCTCTGAGTATGGAACCAGAAGTATCTGATCAAG ctagAAATAAATTAGCAAACGCCGAGGAATCTATCAGATCTCGTGACGAGTATGGCTTTTATCACCCCGTCAAGTTCCAACACCATAATTACGAAGCTATGAAAAACTTTCTGTTCGAGTTGAATTCAAATTATCCAAATATCACGAGGCTCTATGACATAGGTAACTCGGTTCAAGGTAGAAAATTGTATGTGATGGAAGTGACAAAAGTTCCTGGTACGCATCAGCCTGGAATACCTGAAGTTAAATATATTGCAAACATGCATGGGAATGAAGTAGTTGGGCGAGAAATGCTGCTACTGTTATTGGAATATCTTTGTCAAAATTATGGGACTGATCAAAGAGTGTCGAAAATTGTGAATTCAACAAGGCTACACATTATGCCGAGCATGAATCCAGATGGTTACGAAATGTCGAGATTAGGAGATGTTTCCGGGGTCAAAGGTAGAAGTAACGCGAACGGAGTAGATCTCAATCGGAACTTCCCAGACCAATACGATGCGGAAACG CTTTCTATGGAAGCTCGAGAACCAGAAACAGTAGCGGTCATGAATTGGATCGCCGAAATCCCATTCGTTCTATCTGCCAATCTTCATGGCGGTGCGTTGGTGGCAAATTACCCATTCGACGATGCACCTGGTACTTTAAATAGCGCACCTAATCGCAGCCCAGATAACGACGTCTTCACTATGATGTCAAAAACGTATGCCGATGCTCATCCTCGCATGCATTTGGGTGAGCCATGCCGAACAACTGGAGCAAGTGCCAGCTTGCTGGAGGAACGATTCCCTGGGGGAATAACAAACGGGGCTGCATGGTACTCCGTAGCGGGAGGCATGCAAGACTACAATTATATGAACAGCAATGATTTTGAGATCACTCTAGAGTTGGGCTGCACCAAGTTTCCGCTTGCCGACGAACTGCCCACGTTTTGGCTGCAAAACCGAGAACCATTATTAGCATTTGTCGAATTG GTGCAGAAAAGTGTACACGGGTTGGTGTTGTCCTCGATTGGTAATCCTATTGGAAACGCAAGGATTCATGTGGAAGGAATTGAGCATGACGTTTTCGCTGCGAGTGATGGCGATTACTGGCGTCTGTTAGTTCCAGGCACATACAACATAACTGTTACTGCCGCTGGCTATGAACCGCTAACTCAGACTGTAATTGTTCCTAAAGATGAAACTAAGAATGGTGTAAGAGTCGACTTCACTCTGATGCGAAATGACCCATTGCACTG GTCTTCTGCGtacgattttcgaataattgctAATTTGGAAAAAGGTTTCCTTCAACACTCAGAACTGAGTGCAAGAATGGCTCAATTGGAAAATCATCAGCCAGAAGTGGCAGAGTTTAAGGCTGGAGACTCTTCAATTAGTATGGCCATTCATTCACTAAAAATAACACACAAT ATAGGCGCaccagaagaaaagaaaatccataTTGGTTTGATTGGTGGACTTTACGCATCACAACCAGGTGGTCGTGAAATTTTAGAACGCTTAGCTACGCATATAATTACTGCAAACAACATTGGAGATCCACCAATGAAGGAACTTTTAGACAATGTAGTTCTGCATATTGTACCTGGAATTGATCCAGGATTCGATAACGTAGCTGATAATTGCAATCCAATAGTGGAAAATGAAGTAGGCAGCCAATTCCTATTGAGTTACATTGATAAAACTCGCAAGGTAGATGCCGTAACTAAGGCTTTTGAAGAAATGCTGATGACAGAAAATTAtgatgtaattattatcattggcGGTGGTGCCAAAGAAGTTAG TTATACAGCAGATAAATTCAACACTTACGAGACACTTGCTCGCCAATATGAATCTCTATTACATAAAGAACAATGTGGCAACAACGCTGAGCATGCAAATATTCAGGAGCTTCAAAATGCTATCAATATGCATTACAATATACCAGTG ATAACTCTATCTGTATCTTGCTGCAAATACCCATCACCTGATTCAATTCCAGCCCTTTGGCAAGAAAACTTAGTACCACTTATTGAACTCTTGCATGGCTTAGCAACAGGAATTCATGTTTCAGTTGCCAATGCAGAGGGTCTACCCCTGCGCAATGCCACGGTACAAATTGATTCTGCATTGCCTTCATATTCTCTGACGAAGAATATGGCATACTTCCAAAAGATTTTACCACCAGGCAATTACACCCTGACATTCTTTTGCGACGGATATGAGTCAAAATCATTGGTTGCTGTAGTCCGTGCTAAACAGTTGACAAATCTAAACGTCGTCctaaaaaaagtcgaaaatgaaaagcatATTGCAGAAGCTTACACCGAAGCAATGGACAGTGTGACTAAAGTACTGAACGATCTGAATGGAAAATACccgaaaatatcaaaattgcACACTATTGGTGAAATGGATGGTAAAGTGACAGTCATGTCCTTAGAAATTAGTGCACCAAGTCAGGAACTTCAATTGTCTGGAGCTCCATCCATCTTGTTCTTTGCCGGAATCGAAGAGCCTGCACCGGTCACTTCTCAAGTGCTTATAGACTTTGCGACCCATTTATTAAGTAACTACCAAAAGAATCCAGCTATTACAGAATACGTGAATAAATTCTCAATACATGTTGCTCCAAGTTTAAGTTCCATAAAAAATGTAACCGAAAGCTGTGCTCCGACCAAATATAACTCAGCAGAATTTTCAACTACAAAGGGATTATCGGGCAATGCTGAAGTGATTATAAAATGGTTAATAGATATAAATCCAATATTAGCAATCAACTTGCTAACTGGATCTATTCACGTTGAAATACCGTTTGGTGATAAATATGGAAAGTTTTCTGATAAAGGGTATGAAACCAATGACGAAGATGTCCTTAAAACTCTGGCTACAACCTATACCAGTAGACACCCAATGATGTCTCCTGGCAAGAAGATTTGTGATACGGCAATAAATATTGATACACAAGGAGTAACGCACAGTGGAGTTGCTTTTGGAAAGcctcaaaaaaattctctgatcgaTTACGTCTATCTGAATACTAGCACATTGATGTTGAATGCCTATGTTGCTTGTTGCAACACCGATCATCCTTCTGATGTCTGGTTGGAGAATAAAGAGAGTCTCTTGGCTATGATTGCATCAGTGAATCAAGGAATTTCCGGATATGTtatagatgaaaataatgaacccATACATGGTGCCGAGCTGCTCTACGACGACTCGGTGCACCATGTGTATAATGGTAAAACAGGCGCCTATTGGATTTTGCTTCCAGCTGGATCACATGCAATCACTGCCCGAGTACCTGGCTATTTGCAGGATACAAAATTGATCACTACGCCAAATATTAAGAAGTTCACTTCTGTGATGTTCAAGTTACAGAGGAATCAAGATGTCTTTGGTATGCCAAGAATTGTGTTCATCATTTTGACCG GTATCATTTGCCTTGGAATTGTTGTGTCTGGAGTTTGTTGTTACGCAGGATGTCAAAGCATGAATCgcaaaagcaaagaaaatcgTAAGGACTATGCTTTCAGTCTTCTTCCTGATGGATCGAGCTTCTttgacgatgatgaaaaagaagtgaGCTTATTCAAAGCTCCGTTGAAAG GAGAAAATAGCGTCAAGCCGAATACACAACCATATTTTGACCGAATCCATGCTTCTAATTCTGAGGACGAAAGTGATCTTGAATTCATTCGGCCAGAGGAGGATTGGAAAGAGAAACTTATGAGTGACTCTAAGTGA
- the LOC105683922 gene encoding carboxypeptidase D isoform X2, with product MGARNSWKCSTGAFFILLTILVNCNGYSLREVAENINEDFITPHYTHYDELKELIQHLAETYPNLAKIHSIGKSVEGRDLLAIEISENVNNRAVGEPMVKYVANMHGDEAVGRQLLVYLAQYLLHNYGRNERVTKLVNTTDIFLMPSMNPDGFEKSQEGLCESKPGFVGRENANHVDLNRDFPDQFEKRPINQRRGSIINGRQNETIAVMTWIATEPFVLSGNLHGGAVVASYPYDSGIRRECCIESKSPDDELFKHLAHAYADNHPTMREGSACPPERFPGGVTNGAYWYEVTGGMQDFNYARSNSFEVTFELSCCKYPSADSMPEQWRLNKESLIKYLEQSHIGIKGLVTDAEGQPVEGASIVVVGIKHNVSTTNRGEYWRLLLPGTYSVYAAAWGYEPSEPVEVTVKPEGGPTILNLSLSMEPEVSDQGNLQVLPISPNAEESIRSRDEYGFYHPVKFQHHNYEAMKNFLFELNSNYPNITRLYDIGNSVQGRKLYVMEVTKVPGTHQPGIPEVKYIANMHGNEVVGREMLLLLLEYLCQNYGTDQRVSKIVNSTRLHIMPSMNPDGYEMSRLGDVSGVKGRSNANGVDLNRNFPDQYDAETLSMEAREPETVAVMNWIAEIPFVLSANLHGGALVANYPFDDAPGTLNSAPNRSPDNDVFTMMSKTYADAHPRMHLGEPCRTTGASASLLEERFPGGITNGAAWYSVAGGMQDYNYMNSNDFEITLELGCTKFPLADELPTFWLQNREPLLAFVELVQKSVHGLVLSSIGNPIGNARIHVEGIEHDVFAASDGDYWRLLVPGTYNITVTAAGYEPLTQTVIVPKDETKNGVRVDFTLMRNDPLHWSSAYDFRIIANLEKGFLQHSELSARMAQLENHQPEVAEFKAGDSSISMAIHSLKITHNIGAPEEKKIHIGLIGGLYASQPGGREILERLATHIITANNIGDPPMKELLDNVVLHIVPGIDPGFDNVADNCNPIVENEVGSQFLLSYIDKTRKVDAVTKAFEEMLMTENYDVIIIIGGGAKEVSYTADKFNTYETLARQYESLLHKEQCGNNAEHANIQELQNAINMHYNIPVITLSVSCCKYPSPDSIPALWQENLVPLIELLHGLATGIHVSVANAEGLPLRNATVQIDSALPSYSLTKNMAYFQKILPPGNYTLTFFCDGYESKSLVAVVRAKQLTNLNVVLKKVENEKHIAEAYTEAMDSVTKVLNDLNGKYPKISKLHTIGEMDGKVTVMSLEISAPSQELQLSGAPSILFFAGIEEPAPVTSQVLIDFATHLLSNYQKNPAITEYVNKFSIHVAPSLSSIKNVTESCAPTKYNSAEFSTTKGLSGNAEVIIKWLIDINPILAINLLTGSIHVEIPFGDKYGKFSDKGYETNDEDVLKTLATTYTSRHPMMSPGKKICDTAINIDTQGVTHSGVAFGKPQKNSLIDYVYLNTSTLMLNAYVACCNTDHPSDVWLENKESLLAMIASVNQGISGYVIDENNEPIHGAELLYDDSVHHVYNGKTGAYWILLPAGSHAITARVPGYLQDTKLITTPNIKKFTSVMFKLQRNQDVFGMPRIVFIILTGIICLGIVVSGVCCYAGCQSMNRKSKENRKDYAFSLLPDGSSFFDDDEKEVSLFKAPLKGENSVKPNTQPYFDRIHASNSEDESDLEFIRPEEDWKEKLMSDSK from the exons ATGGGAGCGCGCAATTCGTGGAAATGTTCAACGGgtgcgttttttattttactaacAATTTTGGTTAACTGCAACGGTTATTCTCTACGAGAAGTGGCTGAGAACATCAATGAAGATTTTATCACACCGCATTACACGCATTACGATGAATTGAAGGAGCTCATACAACACTTAGCTGAAACCTACCCAAATTTGGCCAAGATTCATTCTATTGGAAAATCCGTGGAGGGCAGAGATCTTCTCGCTATTGAAATATCAGAAAATGTCAACAATCGCGCTGTCGGAGAACCAATGGTCAAATATGTCGCCAACATGCATGGGGATGAGGCTGTTGGCAGACAACTGCTCGTTTATCTTGCTCAATACCTGCTGCACAACTatggaagaaatgaaagagtTACCAAACTCGTTAACACCACTGATATATTCCTCATGCCCTCTATGAATCCTGATGGCTTTGAGAAATCTCAG gaAGGACTCTGTGAATCTAAGCCCGGGTTTGTTGGTCGAGAAAATGCCAATCATGTGGATTTAAATCGAGATTTTccagatcaatttgaaaaaagaccAATCAATCAGAGACGTGGCAGCATTATCAATGGGAGACAGAATGAAACTATCGCTGTCATGACTTGGATAGCCACAGAACCATTTGTTTTATCTGGAAACCTTCATGGTGGTGCTGTTGTAGCTAGTTATCCTTATGACTCCGG AATACGACGAGAATGTTGTATAGAAAGCAAATCTCCAGATGATGAATTGTTCAAGCACCTTGCTCATGCTTATGCAGACAACCATCCTACAATGCGAGAAGGAAGTGCGTGTCCTCCAGAACGTTTCCCAGGAGGTGTTACTAATGGCGCATACTG GTACGAAGTTACCGGAGGTATGCAAGATTTCAACTACGCGCGCTCCAATTCCTTTGAAGTTACGTTCGAGCTCAGCTGCTGCAAATATCCATCTGCTGATTCTATGCCAGAACAATGGAGACTCAACAAAGAATCTCTTATCAAATATCTTGAGCAATCACATATTGGAATTAAAG GCCTAGTAACAGATGCAGAGGGTCAACCTGTCGAAGGGGCTAGTATAGTGGTTGTTGGAATAAAACATAATGTATCGACTACAAATCGTGGTGAATACTGGCGCCTACTGCTGCCTGGTACTTATTCAGTCTATGCTGCTGCGTGGGG ATATGAACCAAGCGAGCCAGTAGAGGTGACAGTTAAACCTGAGGGTGGACCAACCATTTTAAACCTATCTCTGAGTATGGAACCAGAAGTATCTGATCAAGGTAATCTTCAGGTACTGCCTATTTCAC CAAACGCCGAGGAATCTATCAGATCTCGTGACGAGTATGGCTTTTATCACCCCGTCAAGTTCCAACACCATAATTACGAAGCTATGAAAAACTTTCTGTTCGAGTTGAATTCAAATTATCCAAATATCACGAGGCTCTATGACATAGGTAACTCGGTTCAAGGTAGAAAATTGTATGTGATGGAAGTGACAAAAGTTCCTGGTACGCATCAGCCTGGAATACCTGAAGTTAAATATATTGCAAACATGCATGGGAATGAAGTAGTTGGGCGAGAAATGCTGCTACTGTTATTGGAATATCTTTGTCAAAATTATGGGACTGATCAAAGAGTGTCGAAAATTGTGAATTCAACAAGGCTACACATTATGCCGAGCATGAATCCAGATGGTTACGAAATGTCGAGATTAGGAGATGTTTCCGGGGTCAAAGGTAGAAGTAACGCGAACGGAGTAGATCTCAATCGGAACTTCCCAGACCAATACGATGCGGAAACG CTTTCTATGGAAGCTCGAGAACCAGAAACAGTAGCGGTCATGAATTGGATCGCCGAAATCCCATTCGTTCTATCTGCCAATCTTCATGGCGGTGCGTTGGTGGCAAATTACCCATTCGACGATGCACCTGGTACTTTAAATAGCGCACCTAATCGCAGCCCAGATAACGACGTCTTCACTATGATGTCAAAAACGTATGCCGATGCTCATCCTCGCATGCATTTGGGTGAGCCATGCCGAACAACTGGAGCAAGTGCCAGCTTGCTGGAGGAACGATTCCCTGGGGGAATAACAAACGGGGCTGCATGGTACTCCGTAGCGGGAGGCATGCAAGACTACAATTATATGAACAGCAATGATTTTGAGATCACTCTAGAGTTGGGCTGCACCAAGTTTCCGCTTGCCGACGAACTGCCCACGTTTTGGCTGCAAAACCGAGAACCATTATTAGCATTTGTCGAATTG GTGCAGAAAAGTGTACACGGGTTGGTGTTGTCCTCGATTGGTAATCCTATTGGAAACGCAAGGATTCATGTGGAAGGAATTGAGCATGACGTTTTCGCTGCGAGTGATGGCGATTACTGGCGTCTGTTAGTTCCAGGCACATACAACATAACTGTTACTGCCGCTGGCTATGAACCGCTAACTCAGACTGTAATTGTTCCTAAAGATGAAACTAAGAATGGTGTAAGAGTCGACTTCACTCTGATGCGAAATGACCCATTGCACTG GTCTTCTGCGtacgattttcgaataattgctAATTTGGAAAAAGGTTTCCTTCAACACTCAGAACTGAGTGCAAGAATGGCTCAATTGGAAAATCATCAGCCAGAAGTGGCAGAGTTTAAGGCTGGAGACTCTTCAATTAGTATGGCCATTCATTCACTAAAAATAACACACAAT ATAGGCGCaccagaagaaaagaaaatccataTTGGTTTGATTGGTGGACTTTACGCATCACAACCAGGTGGTCGTGAAATTTTAGAACGCTTAGCTACGCATATAATTACTGCAAACAACATTGGAGATCCACCAATGAAGGAACTTTTAGACAATGTAGTTCTGCATATTGTACCTGGAATTGATCCAGGATTCGATAACGTAGCTGATAATTGCAATCCAATAGTGGAAAATGAAGTAGGCAGCCAATTCCTATTGAGTTACATTGATAAAACTCGCAAGGTAGATGCCGTAACTAAGGCTTTTGAAGAAATGCTGATGACAGAAAATTAtgatgtaattattatcattggcGGTGGTGCCAAAGAAGTTAG TTATACAGCAGATAAATTCAACACTTACGAGACACTTGCTCGCCAATATGAATCTCTATTACATAAAGAACAATGTGGCAACAACGCTGAGCATGCAAATATTCAGGAGCTTCAAAATGCTATCAATATGCATTACAATATACCAGTG ATAACTCTATCTGTATCTTGCTGCAAATACCCATCACCTGATTCAATTCCAGCCCTTTGGCAAGAAAACTTAGTACCACTTATTGAACTCTTGCATGGCTTAGCAACAGGAATTCATGTTTCAGTTGCCAATGCAGAGGGTCTACCCCTGCGCAATGCCACGGTACAAATTGATTCTGCATTGCCTTCATATTCTCTGACGAAGAATATGGCATACTTCCAAAAGATTTTACCACCAGGCAATTACACCCTGACATTCTTTTGCGACGGATATGAGTCAAAATCATTGGTTGCTGTAGTCCGTGCTAAACAGTTGACAAATCTAAACGTCGTCctaaaaaaagtcgaaaatgaaaagcatATTGCAGAAGCTTACACCGAAGCAATGGACAGTGTGACTAAAGTACTGAACGATCTGAATGGAAAATACccgaaaatatcaaaattgcACACTATTGGTGAAATGGATGGTAAAGTGACAGTCATGTCCTTAGAAATTAGTGCACCAAGTCAGGAACTTCAATTGTCTGGAGCTCCATCCATCTTGTTCTTTGCCGGAATCGAAGAGCCTGCACCGGTCACTTCTCAAGTGCTTATAGACTTTGCGACCCATTTATTAAGTAACTACCAAAAGAATCCAGCTATTACAGAATACGTGAATAAATTCTCAATACATGTTGCTCCAAGTTTAAGTTCCATAAAAAATGTAACCGAAAGCTGTGCTCCGACCAAATATAACTCAGCAGAATTTTCAACTACAAAGGGATTATCGGGCAATGCTGAAGTGATTATAAAATGGTTAATAGATATAAATCCAATATTAGCAATCAACTTGCTAACTGGATCTATTCACGTTGAAATACCGTTTGGTGATAAATATGGAAAGTTTTCTGATAAAGGGTATGAAACCAATGACGAAGATGTCCTTAAAACTCTGGCTACAACCTATACCAGTAGACACCCAATGATGTCTCCTGGCAAGAAGATTTGTGATACGGCAATAAATATTGATACACAAGGAGTAACGCACAGTGGAGTTGCTTTTGGAAAGcctcaaaaaaattctctgatcgaTTACGTCTATCTGAATACTAGCACATTGATGTTGAATGCCTATGTTGCTTGTTGCAACACCGATCATCCTTCTGATGTCTGGTTGGAGAATAAAGAGAGTCTCTTGGCTATGATTGCATCAGTGAATCAAGGAATTTCCGGATATGTtatagatgaaaataatgaacccATACATGGTGCCGAGCTGCTCTACGACGACTCGGTGCACCATGTGTATAATGGTAAAACAGGCGCCTATTGGATTTTGCTTCCAGCTGGATCACATGCAATCACTGCCCGAGTACCTGGCTATTTGCAGGATACAAAATTGATCACTACGCCAAATATTAAGAAGTTCACTTCTGTGATGTTCAAGTTACAGAGGAATCAAGATGTCTTTGGTATGCCAAGAATTGTGTTCATCATTTTGACCG GTATCATTTGCCTTGGAATTGTTGTGTCTGGAGTTTGTTGTTACGCAGGATGTCAAAGCATGAATCgcaaaagcaaagaaaatcgTAAGGACTATGCTTTCAGTCTTCTTCCTGATGGATCGAGCTTCTttgacgatgatgaaaaagaagtgaGCTTATTCAAAGCTCCGTTGAAAG GAGAAAATAGCGTCAAGCCGAATACACAACCATATTTTGACCGAATCCATGCTTCTAATTCTGAGGACGAAAGTGATCTTGAATTCATTCGGCCAGAGGAGGATTGGAAAGAGAAACTTATGAGTGACTCTAAGTGA